GCCCAGGCCATCCTGTCCTTCCTGCCACGTCAGATCCCTGATAGCAGGAACAGCACCCAGGAATTTGGGCACAGGTGAGGGGTTGGAGGGGCTGGAAGAACCCTGAACTGTGTTGTGTGTTTTGGGGTCCCTGACCCTTGTGCCAGGGATGTCAGGCTCTTTGTCCCCGGTGTCACTGaggtccctggcagtgcccgggGGCAGatggagtcctgccctgctgggctgtgcagtgctgcacgGTGCTGAGCAGGCAGGGCCCCACAGGAGCTGCCTTTCGTTGGGCGCGGGCTCAGCTGTGCCCGGTGCCCATCAGGGACACGcggtggcacagggcaggcgCTGCCTGGGGATGCCGTGGCCCAggaggtggcagtggcagcGTGCCAGCGGGATAATTGCAGGGGCTGATGGTGCagcttggggctgggcaggaaaggcaggagtCAGCAGAGGAGCCCcgtggcagcagggctgaggccgggcccggccccgcacaCGTGCCCCCAGCacgggcagctcctgctccgcCTCTGCGGCCACCCATAAAAGCGCTGTCCCGGGCCAGGGCTGCATCCACTGCCGCCGcctgcctctgctcagcccaAGGCCAGGTGGGTGCCTGCGCGGCTCTGCCTCCTGgcccaggggctgcccagggccctCCCTGGCCACCAGAGCTGCCGCCGCAGCggctgtgctggcaccagcCTGGCACGGCCGGCCCCGGCTCAGCCTCCTGCCCAGGAGCCAGGAAGGAGCCCCTGGGCCGGCAcagaggcagccaggctgggcacagggactcGGGCAGGGCTCGTGAGGTCTCTGCCTGTGTGGATCAGGGCTCTgcgggggctgcagggcacagggccagggctgggcacagtgGGCAAGGGTGTGTGGCTTTGGCCACTCAGGGTCTgtggatgggaacagggaactGCAGAATCGGGAGATGCCCGTGTCTCTTCTGACCCCTGTTTGTCTGAATTCTCTTTCAGCCTCATCTCACTCACACCAAGATGTCCTGCTACGACCTGTGCCCCCCCAAGACCAGCGCGGACCTGTGCCCGCCCAGGACCAGCgtggctgtgccccagcccatCGCTGAGAGCTGCAACGAGCTGTGCGCCCGCCAGTGCCCCGACTCTTCGGCTTTCATCCAGCCTCCGCCCGTGGTGGTCACCTTCCCCGggcccatcctcagctccttcccccagcaagCCGTGGTGGGCTCCTCCGGAGCACCGGCCTTTGgcggctccctggggctgggcggCCTCTACGGCGCCGGCGCCACCCAGGCCTCGGGCGGCCTCTGCACCTTTGGCAGAGCCTACGCTGCTCCCGCCTGCAGCCCTTGCGCCTTGCCCCGCTACAGCAAGAAGCTCTGGGACACCTGCGGGCCCTGCTAGAGCcgccacagcccagcccagacACCCGCGCCCGCCTCAGCCCCGCAGGGACAAGCTGAGCTCTGCACAAGCTGCCCtggcctcctgcagcccctgacaCCCGGCCTGCCCGGcgcctgcccaccctccctctctctgcctctcctgcccctcGGGGCACAATAAAGTTCTCCTGCATCCATCTCTTGtctctgtgtgtatttttctgGGTTTCTCTTCCCTCTACGGCTGGGGGTAGGTTTTCATCTATTTTTCACCTGGGCCTATCTTGCGGTTTTTACCTGTAAGAGCGGTCAGGTGATTTCTACTCTGTTTGTATCGCTTCATGTTCTGCGTTTTGGTTTACGCAGGATTAAttccagtattttttcctggattCGCCCTGTCTGTCGGACAAGCAGGGGCCTGTTTGCAGTGATAGGGAAATTGGGTGTGCTCTTTCCCTTGGTTTTACAGGTTCTGCTTCTATTATCATGACTCTCTGCTGTTTTATGTTTTCAGTTTATTCACTCCAGAGCATGTAAAAGGCATGCTCTAGCTGGTGACTGGACACT
This genomic stretch from Hirundo rustica isolate bHirRus1 chromosome 29, bHirRus1.pri.v3, whole genome shotgun sequence harbors:
- the LOC120764309 gene encoding scale keratin-like codes for the protein MSCYDLCPPKTSADLCPPRTSVAVPQPIAESCNELCARQCPDSSAFIQPPPVVVTFPGPILSSFPQQAVVGSSGAPAFGGSLGLGGLYGAGATQASGGLCTFGRAYAAPACSPCALPRYSKKLWDTCGPC